One window of Sphingobacteriales bacterium genomic DNA carries:
- a CDS encoding universal stress protein — MNKRFIILIDFSEYSNNLIMYACDWSKQANAEILLVHQSIVLVPALTDNESRQQITQHTNEDAIQKLKELAKEIIPPTVKVSFNVSESNLQITLPKLLSEPFDNLIFTGIKGTGLLKKIFLGSTALRIIDSTKNIIVAMPKEIKTFSHDKIYVGVTEKHPLNILELNKFLNFIDTKNMSITFFYLAKPNEKTTGIEKLLNELKEMFSEKYKTSIAIYEGNNPFNDIKKIINNNLDELLIVQKGSRLLTDQLFRRFLINELVYEGQTPLIVLP, encoded by the coding sequence ATGAACAAACGATTTATTATACTCATTGACTTTTCAGAGTATTCGAACAACTTGATTATGTATGCTTGCGATTGGAGCAAACAGGCAAATGCTGAAATACTTTTAGTTCATCAGTCCATTGTATTAGTTCCTGCACTCACCGACAACGAAAGCAGACAGCAGATTACACAACACACCAATGAAGATGCCATCCAAAAATTAAAGGAATTAGCTAAAGAAATCATCCCTCCAACTGTTAAAGTTTCGTTCAATGTTTCTGAAAGCAATTTGCAAATTACCTTACCAAAACTTTTATCTGAACCATTTGACAATTTAATTTTTACAGGAATTAAAGGCACAGGCTTACTCAAAAAAATATTTCTTGGAAGCACGGCACTTCGAATTATTGATAGCACAAAAAATATTATTGTTGCAATGCCCAAAGAAATTAAGACATTTTCTCACGATAAAATTTATGTGGGAGTAACAGAAAAACACCCCTTGAATATTTTGGAATTGAATAAGTTTTTGAATTTCATTGACACTAAAAATATGAGTATTACCTTTTTCTATTTGGCAAAACCCAATGAAAAAACTACAGGAATAGAAAAGCTCCTAAATGAGTTAAAAGAAATGTTTTCAGAGAAATACAAAACATCTATCGCCATTTACGAAGGCAACAATCCTTTTAACGACATCAAAAAGATTATTAATAACAATCTTGATGAATTATTGATTGTTCAAAAAGGTTCACGCCTTTTGACCGACCAACTTTTCAGACGATTTTTAATAAACGAATTAGTGTATGAAGGGCAAACCCCTTTGATTGTTTTACCATAA
- a CDS encoding beta-lactamase family protein produces MKHIMIIHFIIFSLIIAMPCSGQSKQYSEINAKVDSFINLEMTKKNIAGLSIAVMYEGKTVHSKGFGYANLEHKIPASSSTVYLMASVTKTFVAVATMMLVEQGMISLNDTIGKYVADIPPHWKVATIYQLLSHTSGIKGNVDWPPPCKVELKYDNYNYTRADVINETACLPLSFTPGEKWEYSGRGYYVLGMLIESVTGKTFEQFLKETIFDPLKMTDTRMMDYRAIIPNRAAGYQKKNNQLINQFLPQDPIVEFSDGGLISTVIDMSKWDEALYSEKLLKKETLELMFTSVKVKEGFAPYGLGFGTTPFQKHRRVGHIGRILGFESAFTRFIDDKISVVLFINTELDSGQMEMANQIASYYFKPDRK; encoded by the coding sequence ATGAAACATATCATGATTATACATTTTATCATTTTTTCTCTTATCATAGCAATGCCGTGTTCAGGACAGTCTAAACAGTATTCGGAGATTAATGCAAAGGTGGACTCATTTATCAATCTGGAGATGACAAAAAAGAATATTGCCGGTCTTTCAATAGCGGTTATGTATGAAGGAAAAACAGTTCATTCCAAAGGATTCGGATATGCAAATCTGGAGCACAAAATCCCGGCATCAAGTAGTACAGTTTACCTCATGGCATCTGTAACAAAGACTTTTGTCGCAGTGGCAACCATGATGCTGGTGGAACAAGGTATGATTTCCCTGAACGATACAATCGGAAAATATGTAGCCGACATTCCACCGCATTGGAAAGTGGCTACCATCTATCAGCTATTGAGTCACACTTCCGGAATAAAAGGAAACGTTGACTGGCCACCTCCATGTAAAGTAGAATTAAAATATGACAACTATAATTACACCCGTGCTGATGTCATAAATGAAACAGCTTGTTTGCCCCTAAGTTTTACGCCAGGTGAAAAATGGGAATATAGCGGTAGAGGATATTATGTATTAGGTATGCTCATCGAGTCAGTTACAGGAAAGACATTCGAACAGTTTTTGAAGGAAACCATTTTTGACCCGTTGAAGATGACCGATACAAGAATGATGGACTACAGGGCGATCATCCCAAACAGAGCTGCCGGTTATCAGAAAAAGAACAATCAACTGATTAACCAATTTTTACCCCAAGATCCTATTGTTGAATTTTCAGACGGTGGACTTATCTCGACAGTTATTGACATGTCCAAGTGGGACGAGGCTTTATATTCTGAGAAGCTGTTAAAAAAAGAAACTCTTGAATTGATGTTCACCTCGGTTAAGGTCAAAGAGGGATTTGCTCCTTATGGTCTTGGGTTCGGAACAACACCATTTCAAAAACACAGACGCGTTGGACACATTGGAAGAATACTGGGGTTTGAAAGTGCGTTTACACGCTTTATTGATGATAAAATAAGTGTTGTTCTGTTCATAAACACTGAACTCGACTCAGGACAAATGGAGATGGCAAATCAAATTGCATCCTATTACTTTAAACCTGACAGAAAATAA
- a CDS encoding NAD(P)-binding domain-containing protein, with product MAQNKLNTKDLKTSKTTVAIIGLGNIGKAIATNLVKGNHSVILASREESKAEELANELGNLATAKSTTDAIKEADVVIPAFYFNTMKDFFKTYAKELDGKIIVDVSNPIAPDGNGSFKKIIGENESSAKILSELIPKNAKLVKAFGTLGAEALSGEAFAQTERKVLFYASDSTNINNKVEELITDSGFEPLHIGGLGNAIRIEVFGDLHQFGALGKTVTISEAKSKI from the coding sequence TTGGCGCAAAATAAACTCAATACAAAAGATTTGAAAACTTCAAAAACAACAGTAGCCATTATCGGGCTTGGCAACATTGGCAAAGCCATTGCAACAAATCTGGTGAAAGGAAACCACAGTGTAATACTCGCATCAAGAGAGGAAAGCAAAGCCGAAGAACTGGCGAACGAACTGGGTAATTTGGCAACAGCAAAATCAACTACAGATGCCATCAAAGAAGCAGATGTTGTTATTCCTGCCTTTTACTTTAACACTATGAAAGATTTTTTCAAAACCTACGCAAAGGAATTAGACGGAAAAATAATTGTGGATGTATCCAACCCCATTGCACCTGACGGAAATGGTAGCTTCAAAAAGATTATTGGAGAAAATGAATCTTCTGCGAAAATTCTTTCAGAATTAATTCCTAAAAACGCAAAACTAGTTAAGGCATTCGGCACATTAGGAGCGGAGGCATTGTCAGGAGAAGCCTTTGCACAGACTGAAAGAAAAGTATTATTCTATGCTTCGGACAGCACCAACATCAACAACAAAGTGGAAGAATTGATTACTGACAGCGGATTTGAACCGCTTCACATTGGTGGTTTGGGCAATGCCATACGCATTGAAGTTTTTGGCGACCTGCATCAATTTGGAGCTTTGGGTAAAACAGTTACAATTTCAGAAGCAAAATCTAAAATTTAA
- a CDS encoding transposase, protein MYRKTKRGQGIERSEFTEVAAQKSERYQTQKARYRKRQEINEHIIGTIRQQWNYNYINLRGLKKVNGEHCLILLVYNIKRTINIPGVEELL, encoded by the coding sequence GTGTACCGGAAGACAAAAAGGGGGCAGGGAATAGAACGAAGCGAATTTACCGAAGTAGCAGCACAAAAAAGCGAACGCTATCAAACCCAAAAAGCAAGATACCGAAAACGGCAGGAAATCAACGAACATATTATTGGAACTATCAGGCAGCAATGGAACTACAATTACATCAACCTTAGGGGGTTAAAAAAAGTAAACGGAGAACATTGTTTGATTTTGTTGGTGTATAACATCAAACGCACCATAAATATACCTGGGGTTGAAGAATTGCTATAA
- a CDS encoding SgcJ/EcaC family oxidoreductase: MEQTTEKQAIEKLLFLYRDALNASDANKVLPLYTNDGVFMPSNAPSAIGQEQVKASYEFVFKTIQLNIEFFIDEIVVNGDFAFARTTSKGTTLIRENGQTVPEENRELFVLQKVGGQWKIARYMFNKIK, from the coding sequence ATGGAACAGACAACCGAAAAACAAGCAATTGAGAAATTACTTTTCTTATACCGTGATGCCTTAAATGCGTCGGACGCAAACAAAGTGTTACCACTCTACACTAATGACGGTGTATTTATGCCCTCCAATGCACCCTCGGCAATTGGACAGGAACAAGTAAAAGCATCTTACGAGTTTGTGTTCAAAACAATTCAACTCAACATTGAATTTTTCATTGACGAAATAGTGGTTAACGGGGACTTTGCTTTTGCAAGAACTACATCAAAAGGCACAACTTTAATTCGCGAAAACGGACAAACAGTTCCCGAGGAAAACAGAGAATTATTTGTTCTTCAAAAGGTAGGTGGACAATGGAAAATTGCTCGTTATATGTTCAATAAAATAAAATAA
- a CDS encoding nucleotidyltransferase domain-containing protein — MIKRDEILSFLKENKELLFSECQLVKIGLFGSFSRNEGTEDSDIDLIIEFQPNTQNLSEKKSKIKSMVSKKFDREVDLCREKYIKPYFKNQILQSAIYV, encoded by the coding sequence ATGATAAAAAGAGACGAAATATTATCCTTTCTGAAAGAGAACAAAGAACTGTTGTTTTCTGAATGCCAATTGGTCAAGATTGGGTTGTTCGGGTCATTCTCAAGAAATGAAGGGACAGAAGATAGTGATATTGATTTGATCATTGAATTTCAGCCAAATACCCAAAACCTGTCGGAAAAGAAATCAAAAATAAAAAGTATGGTTTCAAAAAAGTTTGACAGAGAAGTTGATTTGTGCAGAGAAAAATATATCAAACCATATTTCAAAAACCAAATACTTCAATCTGCTATTTATGTCTGA
- a CDS encoding DUF86 domain-containing protein has protein sequence MSEKDKGNLLAIVDSCQKIEKFVEDIWDADAFFADEKTFDAVLMNFVIIGEAVGRLSQELKEKETQIPWTIIKGFRNIVAHDYFGVDAEEVWQIIKNNLPELETEIKKIAGKK, from the coding sequence ATGTCTGAAAAGGATAAAGGCAACTTGTTGGCAATTGTTGACAGTTGCCAGAAAATCGAAAAATTCGTTGAAGATATTTGGGATGCAGATGCTTTTTTTGCAGATGAAAAAACGTTTGATGCAGTTTTGATGAATTTTGTAATAATCGGAGAAGCTGTAGGAAGATTGTCCCAAGAATTGAAAGAAAAAGAAACTCAAATTCCCTGGACAATAATTAAAGGGTTCAGAAATATTGTAGCACATGATTATTTTGGAGTTGACGCAGAAGAAGTATGGCAAATCATAAAAAACAACCTTCCTGAATTAGAAACGGAAATTAAAAAAATAGCAGGAAAAAAATAA
- a CDS encoding potassium/proton antiporter: protein MNLTIENILLVGSILLFVSIIVGKTSYKFGVPTLLLFLAIGMLAGSDGIGGIHFDNPQIAQFIGIVSLNFILFSGGLDTDWTSVKPILREGLVLSTLGVLLTALSLGTFVWYVTDFTIYESMLLGSIVSSTDAAAVFSILRSKSLALKTNLRPTLELESGSNDPMAYVLTIAFLTLVINQDQGVASVIPLFFKQMILGGIAGFAFGKLSKLIINNIKLDFEGLYPVLVIALMFVTFSATDFVGGNGFLAIYICAVYLGNQDLIHKKTILKMYDGLAWLMQIVLFLTLGLLVFPSQVFPLMGIGLLISLFLIIVARPVSVFLSLVFFKMKLRRRFYISWVGLRGAVPIVFATYPLLEGIEKANMIFNIVFFISVTSVLIQGTTLSIVAKWLNVALPEKAKPISEIDKLISDLPKSSLQEFEILPDFHAVNKRIVDLNFPKSAFIIMIKRNGEYIRPGGSTIIEAKDILMVLADTIEDFTKVNECLQKSNNPSKT, encoded by the coding sequence ATGAATTTAACAATTGAAAATATACTGTTAGTTGGCTCTATTTTACTTTTTGTAAGCATTATTGTAGGCAAGACATCCTACAAATTTGGTGTTCCGACTTTATTACTCTTTCTGGCAATCGGAATGTTGGCAGGCTCTGATGGTATTGGCGGTATTCATTTTGACAATCCTCAAATAGCTCAATTTATTGGTATTGTTTCGTTGAATTTCATTTTGTTTTCAGGCGGTCTTGACACCGATTGGACTTCTGTCAAGCCAATTTTAAGAGAAGGTCTTGTTTTATCCACATTAGGAGTTTTGCTGACTGCCCTTTCACTTGGAACATTTGTGTGGTATGTAACCGACTTTACGATTTATGAAAGTATGCTATTGGGTTCTATTGTTTCATCTACAGACGCAGCAGCCGTATTTTCCATTTTACGTTCAAAAAGTCTTGCTTTAAAGACCAATTTACGCCCGACTTTAGAATTAGAAAGCGGTAGCAATGACCCAATGGCGTATGTGTTGACTATTGCTTTTTTGACTTTGGTTATAAATCAAGACCAAGGTGTCGCTTCAGTTATTCCCTTGTTTTTTAAACAAATGATTTTGGGCGGTATTGCAGGTTTTGCTTTTGGGAAACTAAGCAAACTTATCATCAACAATATTAAACTTGACTTTGAAGGACTTTATCCTGTGTTGGTTATTGCTTTAATGTTTGTTACGTTTTCCGCAACTGATTTTGTGGGTGGAAACGGTTTTCTTGCTATATACATTTGTGCAGTTTACTTAGGTAATCAAGACTTAATACACAAGAAAACCATTCTGAAAATGTATGACGGTTTGGCTTGGTTGATGCAAATTGTGTTGTTCTTAACCTTGGGGTTACTGGTTTTTCCATCACAAGTTTTTCCATTAATGGGCATCGGGCTTCTCATTTCTTTGTTCCTGATTATTGTTGCTCGTCCTGTCAGTGTTTTTCTCAGCTTGGTATTTTTTAAAATGAAGTTGAGAAGGAGATTTTATATTTCTTGGGTAGGTTTGCGTGGGGCGGTTCCAATTGTGTTTGCTACTTATCCCCTTTTAGAAGGAATTGAAAAAGCCAATATGATTTTCAATATCGTTTTTTTCATTTCAGTTACTTCGGTCCTCATTCAAGGAACGACTTTATCAATAGTTGCAAAATGGCTCAATGTGGCTTTGCCTGAAAAAGCAAAACCTATTTCAGAAATAGATAAACTCATTTCGGACCTTCCAAAATCATCTTTACAGGAGTTTGAGATTTTACCCGATTTTCACGCAGTAAACAAAAGAATAGTGGATTTAAATTTTCCGAAATCTGCATTTATCATAATGATAAAAAGAAACGGAGAATATATCCGACCCGGTGGTTCTACGATTATTGAAGCAAAAGACATTTTAATGGTTCTTGCTGACACCATAGAAGACTTTACGAAGGTTAATGAATGTTTGCAAAAATCAAACAATCCATCAAAAACATAA
- a CDS encoding Crp/Fnr family transcriptional regulator, with product MERAIQHFDKYLPLDDNEKQALMSRLTERKVKRKQYILQEGDICKHFNYVVEGCFKTYGVDNSGTEHNLAFTVEDDWLTDIDSLHKERPSKLYIEAIEPSTILQLSKGDLWYLYTNYPKFDRNFRVIIEDKFIELQNRLLQTFSNSAYERYESFLEQYPNLANRLPNTQIASYLGITPEFLSKIRNERVPK from the coding sequence ATGGAAAGAGCAATTCAACATTTTGACAAATACCTTCCGTTGGACGACAACGAAAAACAAGCATTAATGAGTCGTTTGACAGAACGCAAAGTAAAACGCAAGCAATACATTTTACAGGAGGGCGACATTTGCAAACACTTTAATTATGTTGTTGAGGGTTGTTTTAAAACTTATGGGGTGGACAACTCCGGAACGGAACACAACCTTGCTTTTACAGTTGAGGATGACTGGCTGACAGACATTGATAGTTTGCATAAGGAACGACCATCCAAACTATATATTGAGGCTATTGAACCTTCAACTATACTGCAACTTTCCAAAGGAGACCTTTGGTATTTATATACCAACTACCCAAAATTTGACCGCAATTTCCGTGTGATTATTGAAGACAAATTTATTGAACTTCAAAACAGGCTGCTTCAAACTTTCAGCAATTCTGCTTATGAGCGATATGAAAGTTTTTTAGAGCAATACCCCAATTTAGCCAACCGATTACCCAACACTCAAATTGCTTCATATCTCGGAATTACCCCCGAGTTTCTAAGTAAAATTCGTAATGAACGGGTTCCCAAATAG